One Nitrospira sp. DNA window includes the following coding sequences:
- a CDS encoding DNA gyrase subunit A, translating into MPPDERLGQIAIEDEMRSSYLDYAMSVIVGRALPDVRDGLKPVHRRILHGMNEMGLAANRPYRKSAKIVGEIMGNYHPHGDSAIYDTLVRMAQNFNMRYMLVDGQGNYGSMDGDAAAAMRYTEARLTRLAEELLADIDKETVDFGPNYDESRVEPLVLPSKVPNLLINGAGGIAVGYATNIPTHNLGEVIEGLLLLLDNPEATIAQLMKKIPGPDFPTAGFIYGTAGIKEAYETGRGLLTIRAKVAIETDERNDRERLIVTEIPYQVNKAKLIEKIADLAQEDRVTGISDIRDESDREGVRIVIELKRNEIPLVVLNNLYKHSQLQTTFGVNMLALVNNRPEVLSLKRILEAFVEHRREVVVRRTAFELRKAEERAHILEGLKIALDNLDAVIALIRRSQSPDVARTGLMQQFQLSELQANAILDMRLQRLTQLERNKLVEEYREVLKTIEYLRSVLGSEALVRKIIRDELMEIKDKYQDERRTQIVKEEAELTVEDLIAEEEVVVTISHAGYIKRNAVTLYRAQRRGGKGKIAMGIKEEDFVETLFTASTHDSLLFFTDAGKVYWLKVHEIPEASRAAKGKALVNLLALSKDEKVTATLPVKDFPADRYVVMATKLGVIKKTELSAYGNPRQGGIIALSLDQGDKLIGVEVTDGQREILLGTKRGITIRFKEEDVRPMGRTAHGVRGITLEPGDEVIGMETITPDSTTAILTVTEGGYGKRTPVNEYRVQGRGGKGIISVKTTERNGLAVGFLQVRDDDEIMLMAAQGKVLRCKVDDIREIGRNTQGVRLLDLDGEEDRVVAVARLVEREEGVPDEGE; encoded by the coding sequence ATGCCGCCGGATGAACGACTAGGACAGATCGCGATCGAAGACGAGATGCGCTCGTCCTATCTCGACTACGCCATGAGCGTGATCGTGGGCCGCGCCCTGCCGGACGTGCGGGACGGACTCAAGCCGGTCCACCGGCGCATTCTGCACGGCATGAACGAAATGGGGCTCGCCGCGAACCGGCCCTACCGGAAATCGGCCAAGATCGTGGGCGAGATCATGGGTAATTACCATCCCCATGGGGATTCCGCGATCTACGACACGCTCGTACGTATGGCGCAGAATTTCAACATGCGCTACATGCTGGTCGACGGCCAGGGGAACTACGGTTCGATGGACGGCGACGCCGCGGCGGCCATGCGGTACACCGAAGCCCGGTTGACTAGGCTGGCCGAAGAGTTGCTGGCGGATATCGACAAGGAAACGGTCGATTTCGGACCGAACTACGATGAATCCCGCGTCGAGCCGCTCGTCCTGCCCTCCAAGGTGCCGAACCTCCTCATCAACGGGGCCGGCGGCATCGCGGTCGGGTATGCCACCAACATTCCCACGCATAACCTGGGTGAAGTCATCGAGGGGCTGCTCCTCTTGCTGGACAATCCCGAGGCGACCATCGCGCAGTTGATGAAGAAGATTCCCGGGCCCGACTTCCCGACCGCCGGGTTCATCTACGGCACGGCCGGGATCAAGGAAGCCTATGAGACGGGACGTGGCCTGTTGACGATCCGCGCCAAGGTCGCGATCGAGACGGACGAACGGAACGACCGGGAGCGATTGATCGTCACCGAGATTCCCTACCAGGTGAACAAGGCCAAGTTGATCGAGAAGATCGCGGACTTGGCGCAGGAAGACCGTGTCACCGGCATTTCCGATATCCGCGACGAGTCCGACCGCGAGGGCGTCCGGATCGTGATCGAGTTGAAACGGAACGAGATTCCCCTCGTCGTCTTGAACAACCTGTACAAACACAGCCAGCTGCAGACCACGTTCGGCGTCAACATGCTGGCGCTCGTCAACAACCGGCCGGAGGTGCTGAGCCTCAAGCGGATCCTCGAGGCCTTCGTCGAGCATCGACGCGAAGTCGTCGTGCGCCGCACGGCCTTCGAGTTGCGCAAGGCGGAAGAGCGCGCCCACATCCTGGAAGGTCTCAAGATCGCGCTGGACAATCTGGATGCCGTGATCGCCTTGATCCGGCGCTCCCAATCGCCGGATGTCGCGCGGACGGGCTTGATGCAACAGTTCCAACTGTCGGAACTGCAGGCCAACGCCATCCTCGACATGCGGCTGCAGCGGCTCACCCAGCTGGAGCGCAACAAGCTGGTGGAAGAATATCGCGAGGTGCTGAAGACCATCGAGTATCTGCGGTCGGTCCTCGGCAGCGAAGCGCTCGTGCGCAAGATCATCCGTGATGAACTCATGGAGATCAAAGACAAGTATCAGGACGAGCGGCGCACGCAGATCGTCAAGGAAGAAGCCGAGCTGACGGTCGAAGATCTGATCGCCGAAGAAGAAGTGGTGGTCACGATCTCGCATGCCGGCTACATCAAGCGGAACGCGGTCACGCTCTATCGGGCGCAGCGGCGCGGCGGCAAGGGCAAGATCGCGATGGGTATCAAGGAGGAGGATTTCGTCGAGACCCTCTTCACGGCCTCCACGCACGACTCGTTGCTGTTCTTTACCGACGCGGGCAAGGTCTATTGGCTGAAGGTGCACGAAATTCCCGAAGCGAGCCGCGCGGCGAAGGGCAAGGCGCTGGTGAATCTCCTGGCCCTTTCGAAGGACGAGAAGGTCACGGCCACGTTGCCCGTGAAGGATTTCCCGGCGGATCGTTACGTGGTCATGGCGACGAAACTCGGCGTCATCAAGAAAACCGAATTGTCGGCCTACGGCAATCCGCGCCAGGGCGGCATCATCGCCCTCTCGCTCGATCAGGGGGATAAACTCATCGGCGTCGAGGTGACCGACGGGCAACGAGAGATTCTGTTGGGCACGAAGCGGGGCATCACGATCCGGTTCAAGGAAGAAGACGTGCGGCCGATGGGACGCACCGCGCACGGCGTGCGCGGGATCACGCTGGAGCCTGGCGACGAGGTCATCGGCATGGAGACCATCACGCCGGATTCGACCACCGCGATCCTGACCGTGACCGAGGGCGGCTATGGAAAACGGACGCCGGTGAACGAATACCGCGTGCAGGGCCGCGGCGGGAAGGGCATCATCAGCGTCAAGACGACGGAGCGGAACGGTCTTGCCGTCGGCTTCCTGCAGGTCCGTGACGACGATGAGATCATGTTGATGGCGGCCCAGGGCAAGGTGCTGCGTTGCAAGGTCGACGACATCCGGGAAATCGGGCGCAATACTCAAGGCGTGCGCCTGCTCGATTTGGACGGAGAGGAGGACCGCGTCGTCGCCGTGGCGCGGCTGGTCGAACGCGAAGAAGGGGTGCCCGACGAAGGCGAGTAG
- a CDS encoding DNA gyrase subunit B, with product MAKEDQQDDSAKSKSDSYSADHIKVLEGLDAVRKRPAMYIGSTGPDGLHHLVYEVVDNSVDEHMAGFGEAIEVTIHIDGSVTVVDNGRGIPTGMHSTQKKSAAEVALTVLHAGGKFEQGAYTVSGGLHGVGISVVNALSEWLELEIWQDGQVFEQRYERGKPTAPLAVTGKTKRRGTKVRFKPDGQVFETLEFSFDILAQRLRELAFLNKGLAITLKDDRKEKEQVFHYKGGIVSFVDHLNEAKTPLHKPIYVKVEKADLILEVALQYNDGYAENLFSFANNINTKEGGTHLVGFKAALTRTINNYANANDLLKKETESLSGDDVREGLTGVVSVKVRNPQFEGQTKAKLGNSEVKGIVEAAVNEALGTYFEENPPVARKIIGKAIDAARAREAARKAKELIRRKSALDGGSLPGKLADCSEKDPALSELFIVEGDSAGGSAKQGRDRKFQAILPLKGKILNVEKARFDKMLTSDEIRTLIMALGTGIGRKKEDSDKPDKEAFDIARTRYHKIVLMTDADVDGSHIRTLLLTFFFRQMPELLERGYIYIAQPPLFKVKKGKTERYLKDEAAMNEYLADLAVEEVEVHLPRNESVGNLDSPPDFVSGRRLLPILKKLIAFESLLHKVNKKHHEANMLRAFVDEPALTREALKDQAALRTIVADVKAALVLLYPKAEPTIDILEDEEHQSSKLLCKLAAGGMAHQLEITHELVGSADFRELQKQAPSAIGLGKPPYRIKVKGTEVLKNGAAELVQAILEEGKQGLNIQRYKGLGEMNPSQLWETTMDPEKRTLLRVNLEDVTGVDEIFTILMGDEVEPRRNFIQQHALEVRNLDV from the coding sequence ATGGCCAAAGAGGACCAGCAAGACGATTCTGCCAAGTCGAAATCCGACAGTTACAGCGCGGATCACATCAAAGTTCTCGAGGGGCTCGACGCCGTCCGGAAACGGCCGGCGATGTACATCGGCAGCACTGGGCCGGATGGGTTGCACCATCTCGTCTATGAAGTCGTCGACAACAGCGTCGACGAGCACATGGCCGGTTTCGGCGAAGCGATCGAGGTCACGATCCACATCGACGGCAGCGTCACGGTCGTGGACAACGGGCGCGGCATTCCGACCGGCATGCATTCCACGCAGAAAAAGTCCGCCGCCGAAGTCGCCCTCACCGTTCTGCACGCGGGCGGCAAGTTCGAGCAGGGCGCCTACACCGTGTCCGGCGGCCTGCATGGGGTCGGGATCTCGGTGGTCAACGCCCTCTCCGAGTGGCTGGAGCTGGAAATCTGGCAGGACGGCCAAGTCTTCGAGCAACGCTACGAGCGCGGGAAGCCGACGGCCCCGCTGGCCGTCACCGGCAAGACCAAACGCCGCGGCACGAAGGTACGGTTCAAGCCGGACGGGCAGGTCTTCGAAACCTTGGAATTCAGCTTCGACATCCTGGCGCAGCGGCTCCGCGAGCTGGCTTTCCTGAACAAGGGTCTGGCAATCACCCTCAAGGACGACCGCAAGGAAAAGGAACAGGTCTTCCATTACAAGGGCGGCATCGTCTCCTTCGTCGATCACCTGAACGAGGCCAAGACCCCGCTGCACAAGCCGATCTACGTCAAGGTTGAGAAGGCGGACCTCATCCTGGAGGTGGCGCTGCAATACAACGACGGCTACGCCGAAAACCTCTTTTCGTTCGCGAACAACATCAACACGAAAGAGGGCGGCACCCATCTGGTGGGCTTCAAGGCCGCGCTGACCCGCACGATCAACAATTACGCCAACGCCAACGATCTTCTCAAAAAAGAAACCGAATCGCTCAGCGGCGACGACGTACGCGAGGGGCTGACCGGCGTCGTCAGCGTGAAGGTGCGGAACCCGCAGTTTGAGGGCCAGACCAAGGCCAAGCTCGGGAACAGCGAAGTGAAGGGCATCGTGGAAGCCGCGGTAAACGAAGCCCTCGGGACCTACTTCGAAGAAAATCCGCCGGTCGCCCGCAAGATCATCGGCAAGGCCATCGATGCGGCGCGGGCCCGCGAGGCGGCGCGCAAAGCCAAGGAACTCATCCGCCGCAAGAGCGCCCTGGACGGCGGCTCCTTGCCGGGCAAGTTGGCCGACTGTTCGGAGAAGGATCCGGCACTCAGCGAGCTGTTCATCGTCGAGGGTGACTCGGCCGGCGGCTCCGCCAAACAGGGCCGCGATCGGAAATTCCAGGCGATCCTGCCGTTGAAGGGAAAAATTCTCAACGTCGAGAAGGCCCGCTTCGACAAGATGCTGACGAGCGACGAAATCCGGACGCTCATCATGGCGCTCGGGACCGGGATCGGCCGAAAGAAGGAAGACTCCGACAAGCCGGACAAGGAAGCCTTCGACATCGCCCGGACGAGGTACCACAAGATCGTGCTCATGACCGACGCCGACGTGGACGGCAGCCACATCCGCACGCTCCTGCTGACCTTTTTCTTTCGCCAGATGCCGGAGCTGTTGGAGCGGGGCTATATCTACATCGCCCAGCCTCCCCTCTTCAAGGTCAAGAAGGGAAAGACCGAGCGTTACCTCAAGGATGAGGCGGCGATGAACGAATACCTCGCGGATTTAGCGGTCGAGGAAGTGGAAGTCCATCTTCCAAGAAACGAGAGTGTAGGCAATTTGGACAGCCCACCTGATTTTGTCTCAGGCCGTCGCCTGCTCCCGATCCTCAAGAAGCTGATCGCGTTCGAGAGTCTCCTGCACAAGGTCAATAAGAAACACCATGAAGCCAACATGCTGCGCGCCTTCGTGGACGAACCGGCCCTGACCCGCGAGGCCTTAAAAGATCAAGCCGCGCTCAGGACGATCGTCGCCGACGTGAAGGCCGCGCTGGTCCTGCTCTATCCGAAGGCAGAGCCGACTATCGACATCCTGGAAGACGAAGAACACCAGTCGAGCAAACTGCTGTGCAAGCTCGCGGCGGGCGGTATGGCCCATCAATTGGAGATCACGCACGAACTGGTGGGGTCGGCCGACTTCCGCGAGTTGCAGAAGCAGGCCCCTTCGGCCATCGGGCTGGGCAAACCGCCGTACCGGATCAAGGTCAAGGGCACCGAGGTCCTCAAGAACGGCGCGGCGGAACTCGTCCAGGCGATCCTGGAGGAAGGCAAACAGGGGTTGAACATCCAACGGTATAAGGGTCTGGGGGAGATGAACCCGAGCCAGCTCTGGGAGACCACCATGGACCCGGAGAAACGGACGTTGCTGCGCGTCAACCTGGAAGACGTGACCGGCGTCGATGAAATTTTCACGATTCTGATGGGCGACGAAGTGGAGCCCCGGCGTAACTTCATTCAGCAACATGCGCTGGAAGTGCGGAATCTGGACGTGTAG
- a CDS encoding Chromosomal replication initiator protein DnaA codes for MWNDALAYIQEKVPKQVYETWFTPIVLDRIEGTTAYLGVPNKFFGDWLGEHYRDLLAEAVSAAQGGGPMDVSFVITSRPHSSPQDGAMPDMSGRGFVPARSKRGVQLNPKYTFKSFVVGAGNQFAHAACMAVAEQPAKAYNPLFLYGGVGLGKTHLLNAIGNYLAERSELRIAYLTTEQFTNEVINSIRYDKMIDLRKRYRNVDMLMIDDIQFLAGKERTQEEFFHTFNTLYEAHKQIVLSSDRFPKDMPDIEERLRSRFEWGLIADLQPPDVETRIAILRKKSEDERIALPEDVIHFLATTMKNNIRELEGSLVRLGAYSSLTGQVITLEMAKNVLRDLIGDKKKIVSIEDIQEAVGTKYHLKIGDLKSRRRSKTLVHPRQIAMYLCRELTEASFPEIGRQFGGKDHTTIIHACRQIAKAKEIDSTLQTTLEGLKEQILRA; via the coding sequence ATGTGGAATGATGCGTTGGCCTACATTCAGGAAAAGGTGCCGAAGCAGGTCTATGAAACCTGGTTCACTCCGATCGTGCTGGACCGCATTGAAGGAACGACGGCCTATTTAGGAGTTCCGAACAAGTTTTTCGGCGATTGGTTGGGAGAACACTACCGCGATCTCTTGGCGGAAGCGGTTTCGGCTGCCCAAGGTGGCGGGCCCATGGACGTTTCCTTCGTGATCACCAGCAGACCCCACTCGTCGCCTCAGGATGGTGCGATGCCGGATATGAGCGGGCGCGGCTTCGTCCCTGCCCGGTCGAAGCGCGGCGTGCAATTGAATCCAAAATATACCTTCAAGAGCTTCGTGGTCGGGGCGGGAAACCAGTTTGCCCATGCCGCCTGCATGGCGGTGGCTGAGCAACCGGCGAAAGCCTACAACCCCCTGTTCCTCTACGGCGGTGTCGGGCTGGGAAAAACACATCTGCTCAATGCGATCGGGAATTATCTGGCCGAGCGAAGCGAACTGCGCATCGCCTACCTCACCACGGAACAGTTCACAAACGAGGTCATCAATTCGATTCGATACGACAAGATGATCGACCTGCGGAAACGGTATCGCAACGTCGATATGTTGATGATCGACGACATTCAATTTTTGGCCGGCAAGGAACGCACGCAGGAAGAATTCTTTCACACCTTCAATACGCTCTACGAAGCCCATAAGCAGATCGTCTTGTCCAGCGACCGCTTTCCCAAGGACATGCCGGATATCGAGGAACGGCTCCGATCGCGGTTCGAATGGGGTCTGATCGCCGACCTGCAGCCTCCGGACGTGGAAACACGCATCGCCATCCTGCGCAAGAAATCCGAAGATGAAAGGATCGCCCTCCCGGAAGACGTGATCCACTTTCTGGCGACCACGATGAAGAACAACATCCGCGAGTTGGAAGGCTCGCTGGTGCGCCTCGGAGCCTATTCGTCGCTGACCGGGCAAGTCATCACGCTCGAGATGGCCAAGAACGTGCTGCGGGACCTCATCGGCGACAAGAAGAAGATCGTCTCGATCGAGGACATTCAGGAGGCGGTGGGCACGAAATACCATCTGAAGATCGGGGATTTGAAATCGCGCCGACGGAGTAAAACGCTCGTCCATCCGCGCCAGATCGCCATGTATCTCTGCCGCGAACTCACCGAGGCCTCGTTTCCGGAGATCGGGCGCCAGTTCGGCGGCAAGGACCATACGACGATCATTCACGCCTGCCGCCAGATCGCGAAGGCCAAAGAAATCGACAGCACCTTGCAGACCACGCTGGAAGGTCTGAAAGAACAGATCTTGAGGGCGTAA
- a CDS encoding DNA polymerase III beta subunit, translated as MKVRIGREELLTGLQRVQGVVEKRNTMPILSNILLEAKHDGAEIVATDLEIGMRGLYKATVLEAGGVTISARKLYEIIKELPSGEIELISGDNNWTTIQAGKSQFKVVGLPSSDYPALPSIDREGLTPLAGAGLLELIRKTLFAAGDNDARYILNGLLVSLTTTEKRTTLLRLVGTDGHRLAVAEREVGTPGAKQPAQDIKAIIPKKAAQEMRRLLEEGGDAEPLIGFTKNLMIFRKSGLLLTSRLMEGNYPNYQQVVPKESGKRLVIDRGLLEGALRRVSVLSKDKANAVKVSFAPGSMTLFSSNPDYGEATEELAARYEGEDLNTGFNARYLLDALSVMDGESVSLQMDTALSPCLIQEAESPGFKCVVMPIKI; from the coding sequence ATGAAGGTACGTATCGGACGAGAGGAACTCTTGACGGGCCTGCAACGGGTGCAGGGGGTCGTCGAAAAACGGAACACCATGCCGATCCTCTCGAATATCCTGTTGGAAGCCAAACATGACGGGGCCGAAATCGTCGCGACCGACTTGGAAATCGGGATGCGCGGCCTCTACAAGGCGACGGTGCTCGAGGCCGGGGGCGTGACCATTTCCGCGCGCAAGTTGTACGAAATCATCAAGGAGCTGCCGAGCGGCGAGATCGAACTCATCTCGGGCGACAACAACTGGACCACGATCCAAGCCGGAAAGAGCCAATTCAAGGTCGTCGGCCTCCCCAGCAGCGACTATCCTGCCTTGCCCTCCATCGACCGCGAAGGCCTGACGCCGCTGGCCGGGGCGGGATTGTTGGAATTGATCCGCAAGACCCTCTTTGCCGCCGGCGACAACGACGCCCGCTACATCCTGAACGGCCTACTGGTGAGCTTGACGACGACCGAAAAGAGAACCACCCTCCTGCGCCTGGTCGGCACCGACGGCCATCGTCTGGCCGTGGCGGAGCGCGAGGTTGGGACACCAGGCGCCAAGCAGCCGGCGCAGGACATCAAGGCGATCATCCCGAAGAAAGCGGCCCAGGAAATGCGACGCCTCCTCGAAGAGGGGGGCGACGCCGAGCCGCTGATCGGGTTTACGAAGAACCTCATGATCTTCCGCAAGAGCGGCCTGCTCCTCACCTCACGCCTGATGGAGGGGAACTACCCGAACTATCAGCAGGTGGTGCCGAAGGAGAGCGGCAAGCGGCTGGTCATCGATCGCGGGCTGCTGGAAGGCGCCTTGCGACGGGTCTCGGTCCTTTCGAAGGACAAGGCCAATGCCGTGAAGGTGTCGTTCGCACCGGGCAGCATGACGCTGTTCTCCAGCAACCCGGACTACGGAGAAGCCACGGAAGAACTGGCGGCTCGCTACGAAGGCGAGGACCTCAATACGGGATTCAACGCGCGTTATCTCCTGGATGCCCTCAGCGTCATGGATGGGGAATCGGTCTCGCTGCAGATGGACACGGCCTTGAGTCCCTGCCTGATTCAGGAGGCCGAGAGTCCGGGATTCAAATGTGTCGTGATGCCGATCAAGATCTGA
- a CDS encoding Membrane protein 2, distant similarity to thiosulfate:quinone oxidoreductase DoxD has product MKALFDTDESWSGLILRLTLGLVMFPHGAQKLLGWFGGFGFDGTMGFFTQKMGLPWIVAFLVIMGESFGSVGLLAGFLTRFTAASFIIIMLGAIVTTHIPHGFFMNWFGQQQGEGYEYHLLVIGISAALLVTGAGKWSVDRVLAERLRP; this is encoded by the coding sequence ATGAAAGCACTATTCGATACGGACGAGAGCTGGTCTGGCCTGATTCTCCGGCTGACCTTGGGGTTGGTGATGTTTCCACACGGCGCACAGAAGTTGCTCGGCTGGTTCGGCGGCTTCGGGTTCGACGGTACCATGGGGTTCTTCACTCAAAAAATGGGGCTGCCCTGGATCGTGGCGTTTCTGGTCATCATGGGAGAATCATTCGGGAGTGTGGGCTTGCTCGCTGGCTTCCTGACTAGATTCACCGCGGCCAGTTTTATCATCATCATGTTGGGCGCCATCGTCACGACGCATATTCCGCATGGGTTCTTCATGAACTGGTTCGGCCAACAACAGGGTGAAGGCTATGAATATCACCTCCTGGTCATCGGGATCAGCGCGGCCCTCCTCGTCACTGGCGCAGGAAAGTGGTCGGTTGATAGAGTGCTCGCGGAACGGCTTCGCCCGTAA
- a CDS encoding Pirin: MTQQETTAAVTTKEVAGVYQAGSQHMVGDGFPVRNMIPGAGVEEQLSPFLLLDYLGPEQFPPTNRQLGVGEHPHRGFETVTIMYHGKVAHRDSTGSGGVIGPGDVQWMTAASGIVHEELHEKEFARQGGLLEGIQLWVNLPKAFKMAAPRYQTLVSDDIPAVDLGGGAGLLRVIAGEFRGVKGPAKTFTPVHLYDLRLKAGHQTELALPEGFNSALFVLHGQVTVNGSQVVQEVDIALLGQKGERVSLEAKQDATILVLSGEPIAEPIARYGPFVMNQRDEIIQAVQDYQAGKMGHLS, translated from the coding sequence ATGACTCAACAGGAAACGACGGCCGCCGTCACGACAAAGGAAGTCGCCGGGGTCTATCAGGCGGGATCCCAACATATGGTCGGTGATGGATTTCCGGTCCGCAACATGATTCCAGGGGCCGGTGTCGAGGAACAGCTGTCCCCGTTTTTGCTCCTGGACTACTTGGGGCCGGAGCAGTTTCCGCCGACGAACCGGCAGCTCGGGGTGGGCGAGCATCCGCATCGGGGATTCGAGACGGTCACGATCATGTACCACGGCAAGGTGGCACATCGGGACTCGACCGGAAGCGGCGGCGTCATCGGTCCCGGCGATGTGCAGTGGATGACCGCCGCCTCCGGCATCGTGCATGAAGAGCTACACGAGAAGGAATTTGCCAGACAGGGCGGTCTATTGGAAGGGATCCAGCTGTGGGTCAATCTGCCGAAGGCGTTCAAGATGGCTGCGCCGCGGTACCAGACGCTGGTGAGCGACGATATTCCTGCGGTGGACCTCGGTGGAGGAGCCGGCCTGTTGCGTGTGATCGCCGGAGAATTTCGCGGCGTCAAGGGGCCGGCCAAGACGTTCACGCCCGTGCATCTGTACGATCTGCGGCTGAAGGCCGGACATCAGACCGAGCTGGCCCTGCCGGAAGGATTCAATTCGGCGCTGTTCGTGCTGCATGGGCAGGTGACGGTGAACGGATCGCAGGTCGTGCAGGAAGTGGACATCGCCTTGCTCGGACAGAAGGGTGAACGGGTGTCGCTCGAGGCCAAGCAGGACGCGACGATCCTCGTGCTGAGCGGCGAGCCGATTGCCGAACCGATTGCCCGCTACGGCCCGTTCGTCATGAACCAGCGCGACGAAATCATTCAGGCCGTACAGGACTATCAGGCGGGGAAGATGGGGCATCTGTCCTGA
- a CDS encoding Pirin, protein MSIIVQGNVQTQPVDIRRASERFHTKIDWLDSYHSFSFANHYDPGNTHHGLLLVSNDDRVKAGTGFRTHPHQDMEIVTWVLDGELEHKDSEGNKGIIYPGLAQRMSAGTGIWHSEMNPRADRDVHFIQMWVVPDSQRANPGYEQRDINGPLNGGGLIPIASGKGHNAAISIRQKGAVLWGGRLKPGETVQVPDNRFVHLYVAKGGAQLEAAGSLQAGDAVRLTAAGPRKLTADQTTGAEVLLWETEETVNF, encoded by the coding sequence ATGAGCATCATCGTTCAAGGCAATGTACAGACGCAGCCGGTGGACATACGTCGAGCCTCCGAGCGGTTTCATACGAAGATCGATTGGCTCGATTCGTACCATAGTTTCAGTTTCGCGAACCACTACGATCCGGGGAACACCCATCATGGGCTCCTGCTCGTGAGCAACGACGATCGGGTGAAGGCCGGCACCGGATTCAGGACCCATCCGCATCAGGATATGGAAATCGTGACCTGGGTGCTGGATGGCGAATTGGAGCACAAGGATTCCGAAGGCAACAAGGGCATCATCTACCCAGGACTGGCCCAGCGCATGAGTGCCGGTACCGGCATCTGGCATTCGGAGATGAATCCGCGAGCGGATCGTGACGTGCACTTCATTCAGATGTGGGTGGTTCCGGACAGTCAGCGGGCCAACCCTGGGTATGAACAGCGTGATATCAACGGTCCACTCAATGGAGGAGGATTGATCCCGATTGCCTCTGGGAAGGGGCACAACGCAGCCATTTCGATCAGACAGAAGGGTGCCGTGCTTTGGGGCGGCAGGCTCAAGCCGGGAGAGACGGTACAGGTCCCGGACAACCGGTTCGTGCATCTCTACGTGGCCAAGGGCGGCGCGCAGCTGGAGGCAGCGGGGTCGTTGCAGGCGGGAGACGCGGTGAGGCTGACCGCGGCAGGACCGCGCAAGCTCACGGCGGACCAAACCACCGGAGCAGAGGTCCTGCTGTGGGAAACAGAAGAGACGGTGAATTTCTGA
- a CDS encoding 2-hydroxychromene-2-carboxylate isomerase/DsbA-like thioredoxin domain yields the protein MNQQKKGLSIEVYSDVVCPWCYIGKRRLEQALDTTRGRDEAPVVWRPFQLNPTMPRAGMDRRVYLEAKFGGPGEMKAIQERVATVGAGAGIDFMFDRIERTPNTFDAHRLIWFAGQHQRQDEMVEELFHGYFIEGLNIGQAETLVSLAVRAGLDGDEVGRLLQTDEGVEAVRQEEVRGHRLGIRGVPYFLLNGSAALSGAQPVETFVSAIERVAS from the coding sequence ATGAACCAGCAGAAGAAGGGTCTTTCCATTGAAGTCTATTCCGATGTGGTCTGCCCCTGGTGCTACATCGGCAAGCGGCGACTGGAACAGGCGCTGGATACGACGAGGGGGCGAGACGAAGCCCCTGTCGTCTGGCGTCCGTTTCAGCTCAATCCGACCATGCCGAGGGCCGGGATGGACCGTCGCGTCTATCTTGAAGCGAAGTTCGGCGGTCCCGGCGAGATGAAGGCGATTCAAGAGCGCGTCGCCACAGTCGGCGCCGGTGCCGGCATCGATTTCATGTTCGACCGGATCGAACGAACTCCGAACACGTTCGACGCGCACCGCTTGATCTGGTTCGCAGGGCAGCACCAGCGTCAGGACGAGATGGTTGAAGAATTGTTTCATGGCTACTTCATCGAGGGGCTGAATATCGGGCAGGCCGAGACACTGGTTTCCCTCGCTGTCCGAGCCGGGTTGGACGGGGACGAGGTCGGACGGCTGCTGCAGACGGACGAAGGTGTCGAGGCAGTGCGGCAGGAGGAGGTGCGTGGACATCGGCTGGGGATCAGGGGCGTGCCCTACTTCCTGTTGAATGGAAGCGCCGCTTTGTCGGGAGCGCAACCGGTGGAGACCTTTGTCTCCGCGATCGAGCGGGTCGCCAGTTGA
- a CDS encoding tmRNA-binding protein SmpB, with product MTKDHDKDDQYKVVATNRKAYHDYFIEEKFEAGVILRGTEVKSLREGRVNLQDSYASVDDGEVYLQHCHISPYSHGNLMNHDPLRKRKLLLHRKEINKLIGKTQLKGLTLVPLRIYFSKRGHAKVELALAKGKKQYDRRESIKAREAGREVERAIKGRK from the coding sequence ATGACCAAAGACCACGACAAAGACGATCAGTATAAAGTGGTGGCCACCAACCGCAAGGCCTATCACGACTATTTCATCGAGGAGAAGTTCGAAGCCGGTGTCATCCTGCGAGGAACCGAGGTGAAGTCGTTGCGCGAAGGGCGCGTGAATCTGCAAGATAGTTATGCCTCGGTCGACGACGGCGAAGTCTACCTGCAACATTGCCACATCAGTCCCTACTCGCACGGCAACCTCATGAACCATGATCCCCTCCGCAAGCGGAAACTCCTGCTGCATCGCAAGGAAATCAACAAACTGATCGGGAAGACCCAACTGAAGGGCCTGACCCTCGTGCCCTTGCGCATCTACTTTTCGAAACGCGGCCATGCCAAGGTGGAGTTGGCGCTGGCGAAGGGGAAGAAGCAGTACGATCGCCGCGAGTCCATCAAGGCCCGCGAAGCCGGCCGCGAAGTGGAGCGGGCGATCAAGGGCAGGAAGTGA